The sequence below is a genomic window from Serratia nevei.
CGTCAGTTCCTGCGGGCTGAACAGGGAACGCTCTTCGCCGTCATCGGCCAGCGCCAGCGGATTTTCGCGCAGCGTGCGCAAGGTGAGTGGCAGAATGCTTTTATTGAACAGGAACGCGTTATCGGCGATGCGCATTGGCGTTTCGCTGTAGGGGTAAGGCGTATCGAGATAGATAAACAGCAAGGCAGACTGACTGGCTTCCATAAACGCCAGCAGCTGTGCGTCCGCTTCGTTATAGCGGCACTGGTTGCTGAGGTTCACCAGAATGTGGCTCGGCTGAAAGCTGGCCAACAGCGGCGTAGCGTACTCAATGCTGTGGCAGCACTTGATCGTTGTAATCCCACTATCAGCAAAGTAGCTGGCTATACCGACCCGGGTGAAGCAGCATTCGTCCACGACAAGTAGTTTCATGGTGACGTCCTTGTTGAAAGCCGATGGAGCATATCTTCTGTAAAATAGGACTTACACTGCAAGTGTTCAATTCGGAAATTCAAATGCTGAATGCAAGAAATTTCCGTTATCAGAATTTTTACTTGGTATTTAAAAGAGTTAGCAGGTTAATAAATTGTAACTGCCAAATTTTGCTGTCCAGGGCACGACGGCAACCTGGACAGAGAAATCCTTCGCTTAGCTAAATCGTTTCAGACCAAAGCTGGAGACGTCGACCGGCGGCGCTTTGTCCTGCGCGAACAGGGCGGCAATCTCACCCAGCGCGCTGGCGAACTTGAAGCCGTGGCCGCTCAATCCGCTGATGACCATCAGGCGATCGCACTCCGGCAGGGTATCGATAATAAAGTCTTCGTCGGGGCTCATGTCATAACTGCAGGCTTCGCCGTGTAAACATACGCCTACACCCGGCAAAAACTGCCGCAGGAAGGAGAAAACTTCGGTGCCGTCACTGGCGTAGCTACCGAAGGGTTTGCGCTGCTCGGGGGCGTCCATCGGC
It includes:
- a CDS encoding LuxR C-terminal-related transcriptional regulator, whose product is MKLLVVDECCFTRVGIASYFADSGITTIKCCHSIEYATPLLASFQPSHILVNLSNQCRYNEADAQLLAFMEASQSALLFIYLDTPYPYSETPMRIADNAFLFNKSILPLTLRTLRENPLALADDGEERSLFSPQELTVMKYWMAEMPNYRIAKKLQISSHTVYVHKRHITEKINARNRLEFYSLYNVLRYFYPPSAPTNSTPLALLAV